One segment of Toxoplasma gondii ME49 chromosome VI, whole genome shotgun sequence DNA contains the following:
- a CDS encoding Dullard family phosphatase domain-containing protein (encoded by transcript TGME49_243990~Signal peptide predicted by SignalP 2.0 HMM (probability 0.696) with cleavage site probability 0.260 at residue 42) has protein sequence MPVSSLACVLGEEGPAAQTARLLLCLLGFGLLFRFSLHRRLAATLASLLHPRPRHYVRAHLSGCSALRPSPSVQAKSSFSLLQRDGASALARLFNFFAGSPAKRRLRPRRSDARRGHLPMTLVIDLDETLVLATKSRLCPGQLAVDVLIQGKLSTFYVAKRPFADVFLAELFPLFRIVIFTAGRHEYANALLDSLDLQAYVDRCLTREDCRVVGPNLYAKDLQRVCSDLSKTVLIDDSPVAALYFPDNYIPIEGWCGNAADTALVDLLPLLLALCSVKDVRAVLHLRHRGIPEQRRASWRSSDSLPPPSSCGGLRRFLSASSLGLSLRNDSDSALSTSSPSSPSSPSFSPSFSPSSSSSSSSSSSSPLAQQPPTVSASVLAACRSTMRAGLVSGVYAPLQHVQVSLHQRMRCLAQGVQVCVSQSRCSGGARRTEESEAAERGLEGGPEGGDRGEKLDEAKTLKRKRKIKEEESA, from the exons ATGCCTGTGTCGTCTCTCGCATGCGTGTTGGGCGAGGAAGGCCCTGCGGCGCAGACAGCTCGGCTGCTGCTCTGCCTTCTCGGATTCGGTTtgctgtttcgtttctctctccaccggCGGCTCGCCGCcaccctcgcctctctgctgcatccCCGGCCGCGCCACTATGTGCGGGCGCATCTCTCCGGCTGCTCCGCTCTTCGGCCTTCGCCGTCGGTACAAGCGAAaagctctttctctcttctccagcgcgACGGCGCCAGCGCGCTCGCTCGCCTCTTCAACTTCTTCGCAGGCTCTCCGGCAAAACGCCGCCTGCGTCcgcggagaagcgacgcgcgCAGGGGACATCTCCCCATGACGCTCGTCATCGACCTCGACGAGACTCTCGTCCTAGCCACGAAAAGCCGG CTTTGTCCGGGGCAGCTTGCAGTTGACGTGTTGATACAGGGGAAGCTGTCGACTTTCTACGTGGCGAAACGACCCTTTGCAGACGTTTTTCTTGCCGAG ctgtttcctctcttccgaATCGTCATCTTCACGGCGGGGCGCCACGAGTACGCAAACGCCCTGCTCG ATAGCCTGGATCTGCAGGCCTATGTCGATCGCTGTCTAACCAGAGAAGACTGCCGAGTGGTTGGTCCGAATCTCTACGCAAAAGATCTGCAGAGAGTCTGCAGCGATCTCTCGAAAACGGTGCTCATCGACGACTCTCCTGTCGCGGCTCTCTACTTCCCAG atAACTACATTCCCATAGAGGGCTGGTGTGGCAACGCAGCAGACACTGCACTCGTGGATCTCCTCCCCCTCTTGCTTGCCCTCTGCTCTGTCAAAGACGTCCGAGCCGTCCTTCACCTCCGCCACAGAGGGATCCCCGAACAG CGACGTGCGTCCTGGCGATCCAGCGACAgtctgcctcctccttcctcttgcgGTGGacttcgtcgctttctctctgcttcttctcttggaCTCTCCCTCCGCAACGACAGCGACTCTGCTCTCTCgacctcctctccttcttctccttcttctccctcgttttctccctcgttttctccctcttcctcgtcttcttcctcgtcttcttcttcttctccccttgcACAGCAGCCACCGACTGTGTCGGCGTCGGtgctcgctgcatgcaggtcgACGATGAGGGCAGGGCTCGTCTCGGGCGTCTACGCGCCTCTGCAGCACGTTCAGGTGTCTCTACACCAGCGCATGCGGTGTCTCGCACAGGGTGTTCAGGTCTGCGTGAGCCAGAGCCGGTGCTCCGGAGGAGCAAGGAGGaccgaggagagcgaggccgCAGAGCGAGGACTCGAGGGAGGCCCTGAGGGAGGCGACAGGGGGGAGAAGTTGgacgaggcgaagacgctgaaaaggaagaggaagatcaaggaggaagagagtgcTTGA
- a CDS encoding hypothetical protein (encoded by transcript TGME49_243980), whose product METGSVSSSPVSDEDAWEVGADAGVPMEKASGRGEKKDSEKQEQGLSEEEARKSESSCSCSCRTEVEALQSHNARLHALNTVLLTNMSSLYKTAKEEVKRRDALLAEKEEAIAQLRSELQSLESGLASRRPPHRKVT is encoded by the coding sequence ATGGAGACCGGAAGCGTTTCGTCCTCGCCTgtgagcgacgaagacgcctgGGAGGTAGGAGCGGACGCAGGCGTCCCGATGGAGAAAGCCtctggaagaggagagaagaaagactccGAGAAGCAAGAGCAGGGTCtctctgaggaagaagcgagaaagtcCGAGTCGTCATGTAGCTGCTCCTGCCGGACAGAGGTGGAGGCGCTGCAAAGCCACAACgctcgtctgcatgcgttgaacACTGTGTTGCTGACAAACATGTCGAGCCTGTACAAAACTGCTaaagaagaagtgaagagaagagatgcTCTCctcgcagagaaagaagaagcgatcGCGCAGCTGCGCAGCGAGCTGCAGAGCCTCGAGAGCGGACTCGCGAGTCGCCGCCCGCCACACAGAAAAGTCACTTGA